A stretch of Babesia bigemina genome assembly Bbig001, chromosome : III DNA encodes these proteins:
- a CDS encoding SET AND MYND DOMAIN CONTAINING, putative, giving the protein MRRFESHHADRFCSLDYYLRLLSKVTLVSVEIEIVNPLNKQIRELLQDQPVRCAIGENGFDEPSGLDSTCPEVSDWDIELPDLLGVGIYESLSRLNHSCSPNLEFEYGCDNLARVRVLRPVSAGEQATIAYIDEQAPLEERRKELWNNYGFVCRCSKCLSDEEAEKTIDHHDDPGVSFETFLDALVDERVLDLKYNGVLPALIASLKRSCWFFESTLFGPRSKAASIFLKASLHKESYRKCGVEPIFKPHETQKYLQKRQTIVHFFKRAKAAPPDQKPGASNSMDYLKRTMDYMYNVPNGDGEHTDAFCNRIITGDELMFSESEAVTGSDKSDADIADSDIAGNTTVGPNTELSKVKCDDGSNGGTSCVESSSGLDYEGDMSQDSSVTGGTQETWEDSDLLKKRRMGPSDAFVECTTATQTDYIPNATVKTCTEAHIGGYKDTHRSTDASSPTADLKNDSNSESCNTLGPSCPAGDASTGSVDASTDSAAAEKSERSHFCNSSVIMYGRSNLMAPCYYAIRHLLSKPMSELLAYPEHFRTRYTFVLWQNPCLQHLCGREVRFAYLNNEITAAKVIEILSNKKSKCCIVEDIDVLPEELQLVIAKHMLKHDRPFFFLSSQINRVSPVLRGIAFNFRVPPMNVDMLVDKALSQQLCPGLFLGMARKNIIECANRARDDVVALYCTLVSLQQKKTVSSRRDSLPLRRIVHCIAFQEKTMRTIMFIKNSVSGLASAYNRDPTTFWLEFLDEVNAVGRAELLNVREKFYHLIAQKSTLLASMGDPRVTLESTFLEMMDMVNGTCKAIR; this is encoded by the exons ATGAGACGTTTTGAGTCCCATCATGCAGACCGATTTTGCAGCTTAGATTATTACTTGCGTCTGCTG AGCAAGGTCACGCTGGTTTCCGTTGAAATAGAGATCGTAAACCCGCTAAACAAGCAGATTCGGGAGTTGTTACAGGATCAGCCGGTGAGGTGCGCCATTGGCGAG AACGGTTTTGATGAACCATCAGGCCTGGATTCCACGTGCCCTGAGGTGTCGGACTG GGACATCGAGTTGCCTGACCTGCTAGGAGTTGGAATATACGAATCGCTGTCGCGGCTTAATCACTCCTGCAGCCCTAATCTCGAGTTCGAGTATGGATGCGACAATTTGGCCAGG GTTCGAGTGCTTCGGCCAGTTTCGGCAGGCGAACAGGCTACGATCGCTTACATCGATGAACAAGCACCATTAGAAGAGCGTCGTAAGGAGCTATGGAAC AACTACGGTTTCGTATGTCGCTGTTCCAAGTGCCTGTCAGACGAGGAAGCAGAAAAGACAATAGACCACCATGAT GATCCTGGCGTTTCTTTTGAGACCTTTCTGGACGCACTGGTCGACGAACGCGTGTTAGATTTGAAGTATAATGGCGTGTTGCCAGCTTTGATTGCGAGTCTAAAGCGCAGTTGTTGGTTTTTTGAGTCTACACTGTTTGGTCCCCGGTCTAAGGCGGCGTCCATATTCCTCAAAGCATCATTGCATAAGGAATCCTATCGCAAGTGCGGTGTAGAGCCCATATTCAAGCCCCATGAAACGCAGAAGTACTTGCAGAAGCGCCAGACGATCGTTCACTTCTTCAAGCGCGCGAAAGCGGCACCTCCGGACCAAAAACCAGGGGCTTCAAATAGCATGGATTACCTCAAGAGAACCATGGACTACATGTACAATGTACCGAATGGCGACGGCGAGCATACAG ATGCGTTTTGTAATCGCATAATAACGGGAGATGAGTTGATGTTTAGTGAATCGGAGGCAGTGACTGGGTCGGATAAATCCGACGCTGACATTGCCGATTCAGATATCGCAGGGAATACCACAGTGGGACCAAATACCGAGTTGTCAAAAGTCAAGTGCGACGATGGGTCCAATGGGGGAACTTCGTGCGTAGAGTCATCTTCGGGACTCGATTATGAGGGTGACATGAGCCAGGATTCCTCTGTTACGGGTGGCACCCAGGAAACGTGGGAGGACTCAGATCTGCTAAAGAAACGCAGAATGGGTCCATCTGACGCATTTGTTGAATgcacaactgcaacacaaaCAGATTATATTCCGAATGCAACTGTTAAAACTTGCACGGAGGCACATATCGGGGGATACAAGGACACGCATCGGTCAACCGATGCGTCATCACCGACGGCGGATTTGAAGAATGATTCAAACTCCGAATCGTGTAACACGTTAGGCCCCAGCTGCCCTGCGGGTGATGCTTCAACGGGTTCCGTCGATGCATCGACTGACAGTGCCGCGGCGGAAAAGTCGGAACGCAGCCACTTTTGCAACTCATCGGTTATTATGTATGGGCGCTCCAATCTGATGGCGCCGTGCTACTATGCCATCAGACACCTACTGTCGAAGCCCATGAGTGAGCTGTTGGCGTACCCGGAACACTTCCGCACTCGTTACACCTTCGTGCTTTGGCAGAATCCTTGCCTTCAGCACCTCTGCGGCCGTGAGGTTCGATTTGCGTATCTGAACAACGAAATCACTGCTGCGAAAGTGATAGAGATTTTGTCGAACAAGAAGAGCAAATGCTGTATTGTGGAGGACATCGACGTTTTACCTgaggagctgcagttggtcATCGCGAAGCATATGCTAAAGCACGACCGCCCGTTTTTCTTCCTCAGCAGCCAAATTAATCGTGTGTCTCCGGTGCTGCGGGGCATCGCATTTAACTTTCGCGTTCCGCCGATGAACGTTGACATGTTGGTTGATAAGGCGCTGTCTCAGCAACTGTGCCCCGGCCTTTTTTTGGGTATGGCTAGAAAAAATATAATTGAGTGCGCTAATCGTGCACGAGATGACGTTGTTGCGCTATATTGCACACTGGTTTCGTTGCAACAGAAGAAAACAGTTTCGTCTAGGCGTGATAGCCTGCCGCTGAGGCGCATAGTCCATTGCATTGCTTTTCAGGAGAAAACAATGCGCACAATCATGTTCATAAAGAATAGCGTTTCGGGACTGGCGTCTGCATACAACCGTGACCCCACTACGTTTTGGTTGGAATTTCTGGACGAGGTGAACGCAGTTGGGCGGGCGGAGCTCTTGAATGTCAGGGAGAAGTTTTACCACCTCATCGCGCAG AAATCGACCCTTCTCGCCAGCATGGGCGACCCTCGTGTCACTCTCGAGTCCACCTTTCTGGAGATGATGGACATGGTCAATGGCACGTGCAAAGCCATTAGATGA
- a CDS encoding 40S RIBOSOMAL PROTEIN S17, putative: protein MGRVRTKTVKRAARQIVEKYYAKLGLDFHFNKKVAEEVAQIPSKRMRNKVAGFITHLMRRIQKGPVRGISLKLQEEERERRMDYVPEHSEVDVPLIQIDQDTADMLHFLKINIPNVKVITANVHGEGAHQRY, encoded by the exons ATG GGTCGCGTGCGTACGAAGACCGTGAAGCGCGCTGCGCGTCAGATCGTGGAGAAGTACTACGCGAAGCTTGGTCTTGACTTCCACTTCAACAAGAAGGTTGCTGAGGAGGTTGCGCAGATCCCGTCGAAGCGTATGCGCAACAAGGTTGCTGGTTTCATCACCCACCTGATGCGTCGCATCCAGAAGGGCCCCGTGCGCGGCATCTCGCTGAAGCTGcaggaggaggagcgcgAGCGCCGCATGGACTACGTGCCGGAGCACTCTGAGGTGGACGTGCCGCTGATCCAGATCGACCAGGACACTGCGGACATGCTCCACTTCCTCAAGATCAACATTCCGAACGTGAAGGTCATCACCGCGAATGTGCACGGCGAGGGTGCCCACCAGCGCTACTGA